The proteins below are encoded in one region of candidate division WOR-3 bacterium:
- the lolA gene encoding outer membrane lipoprotein chaperone LolA codes for MNKSIILLLAFLLITGFSQSQNLDSVINKTTAHYQNLNSFYIEFSQRFCEKNSGICQNFDGSVYFLKPNYFRMEIKEPRQIYVGDSVSLWIYLPDKKRAIRQHLGAQIPFAVNPDIFLKDYNERFNAELKTGKNYEIILTPKEDTEIYKKIIVVIDPQKYEINGITIFDDTDSENKFIFKNIQLNKKISKKLFEFKPPKGTEVVEQ; via the coding sequence ATGAATAAATCAATTATCTTATTATTGGCTTTTCTATTAATTACAGGATTCAGTCAGTCGCAGAATTTAGACAGCGTCATCAATAAAACAACTGCCCATTACCAGAATCTTAACAGTTTCTATATTGAATTCTCCCAGCGATTCTGTGAAAAAAATTCTGGTATCTGTCAGAATTTTGATGGTTCTGTATATTTTCTCAAACCAAATTATTTCCGTATGGAAATAAAGGAACCCAGGCAGATTTATGTTGGTGATAGTGTCTCGTTATGGATTTATCTTCCTGATAAAAAAAGGGCAATAAGACAGCATCTTGGCGCCCAGATCCCATTTGCAGTAAATCCCGATATCTTTCTCAAAGACTACAATGAAAGATTTAATGCAGAATTGAAAACAGGCAAAAATTATGAGATAATCCTTACTCCCAAAGAAGATACCGAAATTTATAAAAAAATAATTGTTGTTATTGACCCACAAAAATACGAGATAAATGGAATTACTATATTTGACGACACCGATTCAGAGAATAAATTCATCTTCAAAAATATCCAGTTGAATAAAAAGATTTCAAAAAAATTGTTTGAATTCAAACCCCCAAAAGGAACCGAAGTCGTTGAACAATAA
- a CDS encoding indolepyruvate oxidoreductase subunit beta, which produces MKDKKRNVEPSNNKITSIIICGVGGQGILLSSDILCTAAFLVGYDAKKSEIHGMAQRGGSVITHARFGKKVYSPLVEEGTADFILAFEKLEALRYSYFLKEKGTIIVNDLEFPPMSVLAGEKEYPKNIIDSLKKISMVHLVPAQEIALKLGNVRVANVVLLGSLAKFLFFPKEVWIEAIKANVKPQYHELNIKAFEMGWH; this is translated from the coding sequence ATGAAAGATAAGAAAAGAAATGTTGAACCATCAAATAATAAAATTACCAGCATAATAATCTGCGGTGTTGGTGGACAGGGAATACTACTTTCCTCAGACATACTTTGCACTGCAGCGTTTCTCGTGGGATACGATGCCAAGAAAAGTGAAATACATGGAATGGCACAGCGTGGTGGTAGCGTAATAACTCATGCAAGATTCGGTAAAAAGGTCTATTCGCCACTTGTGGAAGAAGGCACTGCCGATTTTATCCTTGCATTTGAAAAACTTGAGGCATTGAGATACAGTTATTTTTTGAAAGAAAAAGGCACAATTATTGTAAATGACCTTGAATTTCCACCAATGAGTGTGCTTGCCGGAGAAAAGGAATATCCCAAAAATATAATAGATAGTTTAAAAAAGATTTCAATGGTACATTTAGTTCCGGCCCAGGAGATTGCCTTAAAATTAGGCAATGTGCGTGTAGCAAATGTTGTACTTTTAGGTAGCCTTGCGAAATTTTTGTTTTTCCCGAAAGAGGTCTGGATTGAAGCAATAAAGGCAAATGTGAAACCACAATATCATGAGCTGAACATTAAAGCATTTGAGATGGGATGGCATTGA